gaaacaaaatcttggtctggatttgtactctctggacctgaaatctccacctctggatAGGCCTCGGTGCCTCTGaacagaaggtcaccggttcatgcctagcctcagcacatctgtgggtccttaagcaaggcccttaacccccagctccctgggtgtcgtaataggtggctgccctttgtggtcagcttgctctcacctaggggaggcgtaaagagaatttccccttggggatcaataaagtatctactattattattattattattattattatttaaaacaaaagtATTTAAGTACAGCAAACATTTAAATATCAAAACCCAGCCCCAAGGTACCTTTTGTAAAGAAATATACACACGTCCCATCTCCTCGAGTGTAAAAATTCTCTGACAAGCAGCGACCtgttaaaagaagaaaatagtCATTGTTTCAGAGCTGTGACTTGTAAACGCTTCTAAAATGATCTCATTTCCTCATTTCAGTGCACAACATACCACCAGggaattttatatatatatatatataatatatatggtATGGTATATGGTatgggatatatatatatatatatatatatatatacacacacacacacacacacacacacacatatatatatatatatatatatatacacacacacactgtatatatatatttttttattctcaCACATACACCTATACATATGCCTATAAAACAATATGCCTGTATAACAGGACAGGAAGTGCATTTAGGTAtgcatgctaatgctaatctTCTTTTGCACAAAAGATTTGCCTAAGTGTGAGCTGTATATTATTTCTTCTTTCATTCATCCATGGTTTTGCCTTCTATTAGGAAAGTACCATTTGGGTAAAAACTCAGGGTGAAACCAATACAGACATTAGCATTGGTATGGGATTTTATGCCACCAGAACTACAGTGATGAAATAAGTGTCTGTCGAATGGATTGCAACCAGTGCCGGACGAAGAGGAAAAACCACTAAGGGTGCATGTGAAATTAGTGAGGGATCAGGATCCCTGCAGCCATGTCGTCGTCACAGCCTAATTGGCCTTCACCTCAGGGCATACATCATTAACTTGAGGGTGCTATGcatcaaaaaacagaaaaggcacCTTTCTTAAATCGAAGCTGAGACAAGTCGTATCGGCCATAATCTCGGAACAGAAGCACCCCACCGGGTTTCAGGAAGTGGGCCAGGCGGGACACAACGTCCTGTACTCTGTTGGAAGAATCAGAAAACAGGCATTTATTTCACAGCACTGAGCATAACAGATGTGTGCCACTTATACAAAGGTACATCTAACTGTTTCAAAATTAAACtgctcctgtagctcaacaagttGAGGATTATGTTAATGCTAAGGCAGTGGGCTCAAATCCCAAAGAACACACATAAATTGTGACCTTTCCCTCTACCataacttgctttgtctaataATATCAGCTGCAGGTGAATAAGGTTCTGAGGCTGCAATAAAGAATggaattttatatatgtatgtgtgtcatGATGATCACCATCAACTTTTTGCAAATTTACTTGTGGTTAGGAAGCCATGCAAAGTTAAATGGGTATTTGATATATTCAGATTTTGTTAGTTTAAAGCCACGGGGCTTTGCCTTAATACTTGTGACCTGCTCTCAAGTACAATCCCGTCAATTACTGAGCCAAGCCTCTCAATCTACAATTTAAAGACTCATATTTAATAGTAAATCACAAAGGCCTTTAGGTTTtacatgatgtttttttttcctggctgCATATTTTCTTCACTTCTAAAATTCAAAAACTGCAACATGTTTGTTAAAGGCAGTTGAACTAGAGAAGGAACAGGAAAAGCACTTTTAACAGGGTTCAGGAAGGTGAGGATGCAGAAAAGCCTGAAACCTGCACAGTCGACCAGTCACCTTGTGTTtttatggatggatgagtaCAAGCCTCATTCATTCAAATTCAATACAAACCTTTCCCTGGAAACGCAGGACAATGTACACTGTGGAAGAGATACACGGCGCCATTttacacatacgcacacaccagacacacacacagagcaacagCAATTCAGAATGACCAATTCTGTTGAACTGCCCAGCTGTAGGTTAAGGGAGGACACTGGACTATCATGAACAAACCCtcacaaaaaccaaacaaaacccCCCGGGGGAATATGCAAAACATGCAGCCAGGGGCAGACTGGACCCCAAAACCTCAGGAGCTGCAGCCGACTCCTGACCGCAGTGCCATCATGATTTATTGATTTCAGGCCTGGAAGCACCTGAGCCGGCAGTCGCCTGCGCAGCCGCAGCGGCTGAGCATATGGCCGCAGACGCCCTGGAGAGTGCAGCGGCAGCTGTCCACATCGCAGACCCCCCTCTGAGGATGGCACCCTTCACCCCGGCTAGTCATCATCTTCTCATCTCGTCAGCGTGGCTCCTTCACTTCCTGCATTTTTCCACAAACCCCTCTGCAGACTCTTACCTGGCTATTAACTGTAGCACTACCTGCTCCTTAAATGACTTCAAAGCATAAAGTGTTGTGCAGCTTTACATTCCCCTCCTGGGTGACCCTGTGTGCACACTGCAGGTTtacaccccccccaacccgcccCTCCTTTTGGATGAGTCTGTCATGCCCAGACTGGAGAGAGGCTGGTGCTACTgctggggcggggggcgggggtgggggtatAATGAGGTACAGACAAAGAGGTGGAAGCTTGATAAATGAGAGGAGGCCCGGCCGTCTCTTCGCCGACCTTCACTTACCGCGCAGGGTGAACAGACGACAGCATGAACACCAGCAGCACAACGTCTAGGCTCCGGGGGGGGAAAGGCAGCACGGCACCCCCTTGGCGGATGTCATGCACAAAGGCGTGACAGACAGAGCCATCGTAGCCAGGGTGGTCCTGAGCGAGAGGGGAGGGGTGGCTGAGATCCCCGTTTCAACCACTATCGAATCACATCCGGTggctgattctgattggctaaagGAAGAGCAAAAACACCCAGTGCACTCCAACACCTGTAAACAGATAACCTGCTTTTAAACTACAGGGTGTGTTTCTATGGAAACTGGGTTATGTGTCCAGAAAGGCAGCGAAACcttaaaagaaaatgttaagCGTTACATTAACAGCTAAAACTGAAACCCACAGAGCGGAATGTAGTGCAGCCAAtatgtaaaacacacacactaacattgttttatttatttcagaccTGTGATAAATCATTACACAACCCCACATATGCATTAGTCTGAAGGTTTGGCTTTGGCAGGTAAAACACTTAAATCAAAAATTTCCCAAGTAATCTATAAGGGTGAAATAATCCTGAAGCTCTGAGAAACACGTATACAGCTGCCAGAGTCCTGACAGAATTATCTGGAAGATGCCCAGCGGCTGCCGCAGGATTCTCTGCAGCCTCGGATTGCAGGGCCCTAAAAAGCCGTCGCTGCCATTTCCTGAAAGCCAGAGCATTCAGAGAGCACTAAATGTGCGCCGGGCTGCAGAGCAGCCGGCCGTTAGCCTGGGCTGGAGTGTCAGTGATAACGCCATCAGGCAGTGCAGATGCCTGGCACTGCAAACTGGCTGCTCTGCTTACCTAACAAAGAAGAGCAGCATGGGACCTAGACCTCGCTGAGAAAACTCACAGGATGCACTGCAGAACTGAGCTCTGTTGCTGTTATCATGCTTAATATGCACTTTCTACCATGTTAAATGCCAAAAAATGTCAAGTTTTCCAAGAGACAAATGTGTCCACAAAACTGAAAGGTATTTAAATTCGTCTTTAGCGACAAGAGTTCCATTTCAATAACCAGGTCGTTAAGCAAAGTGATCGCTAAGTGAAAATCACGGTAGCCTAGCCGAGACCGTGACCAAGGATACCAAGTCTCATAAAACCGGCATGAcgctcatgctttcagactctcatactcacacaagaaatctaaTGGCAAacctatattattccattataaacctagaattagctacatcaaaagcgttggggtagtttgcaaaccctacagatttGCAAGGTAatgaaactgttacatacatgtaaatgtgtgtgcagacttgtctcaaactgaaaatctcacttcaGCCAATTCGGCAGTCCCATCTAACTATGCTTATGACTTTACTTCAGCCTTCCATACTCAATTTCTTTTATCCTTCCTGGAGTGGACATTTTTAACAACACTTTGTACTTTCTGCTTCAAAGATCTTTTCTAAGGCCGGTGTGTTTTGTTGTCAGGCATATGAAATTTGCTCGTAAATGCACACATTCGTCGGAATGGTACCAAGGTAGTCACTAAAAAAAGGAGTGgttgtatttacatatataatacCTTCAATACATGCAAAATAGAATCTGTACTACTAAACATGCAAAATATGCTCCCATTGAAAATGAACAGTGCAGAACTGCGGCAGTTACCTTCACCAGCCGGACCGCGCGCGGAGAGAAGTCACAGCAGTACAGAAAGGATCCCGTGCCCCtgcaacacacacagccatgcagaCCATTGACAAGGGGATCTGGTTTTGTCTTTTTAACTGCCTACTTAGGGTGATGTGTTACTTAGCAGCTAAGCGCTATCGACAAGGGAATACTGCAAAATGGAAAATACTATGAAACAGAAATGTATtaaccatccattttccaactgcttgtcctttacagcagtgtttcccaatccggtcctcagggacccacagacagggagctgacagggagcaaaaacatggactgactggcagggagcttgaagggagcaaaaacatggaccgactgtaggtccccaaggactgaaTTGAGAAACACAGGCAGCCTGAAAGCTTAGGGCAGCATAAGAGCACATCCTGAACAGGAGGCCAGTCCATCAAACACCATGGGTAATTTTAGAGATGCCCGGTCATGGAACTGCTCCCAGTCCCCCTATTTCAGACTGCCCTGTGTTTTGCACTTTAAGTATTGTGAAAACCCTCTCCTTGTCGGCTCTTTGTATGGTGCACCACGGTcctgtatacctgtatatgaATGGTAAGGCAATAAACCCACCTGACTTAAATATCTGTCTTTGGGGAGAAAGACTGGAGTATCTAGAGCAGGgctctccaactccggtcctggagagctactgtccagtaggttttctattgTACGCGGctactgatgagccacaccaggtctcaggtaaataccaggaacaggtgtggctcatcagaagccaggtaggatagaaaacctgctggacagtagctccccaggaccggagttggagacccctgatctagaggaaacccacatgGGCAGAACATTTAAACCCAAGAAGCatgaggtgggatttgaaccctcaGTGCCAGATGTCCGAAGTAGCAGAACTAGCCAATGAGCCACCCAAAGGCAAGGTAACTCCAGGCAATTAATTTTGCCAAATTAATCAACACATCACACATCTTGATGAAACTATAAAGATTTAAATTAGGACCTTAAACTAAATAACATTGTTTAATAGGTACTACAGCACACATGATTACATCAGTATCTAAGCTGGACAACATTCAAATGAGATGAGTCACTATATGCAATAAATCAACCAAGACATTAACAGATAATGGAGGGCCAAACCTAATGTCATTagcatttaattattatttttagtattatttatttatattgctGTGGATTTCAGTGGAAATCATGtgatggtggctcagtgggaagcactgtagcctcacacccttgtggttgtgggtttgagtcctaCCCCCAGCTCTGTCTCTATGGAGTCGGCGTGTCCTCTCAGTGGCTTTCGTCCTGCAGTTCACTCATGGTTAGGTGAACCTCTGTCCTGCCCATAgaatgtgtgattgtgtgttccTTGCAACGGCCAACCCTCTCATCCGGGGTGCTGCCTGTCTTGTGCCCTTGTGATCCTATACGAGGATCCAGAATAGCCCTGTGAACTGTGCTCAAATCTCTGAACAGTCCCGCAGTTGAGCAAACAAGCAGCTACTAAACCTACTAAATCACTCCAGTGTCTCTCCGGGAATTCAAACACACAAGCAGTTTATTTACATTAGTTATTCAAAAAGCATCGCGTCCACCACCCAACTGATGCACCTGCCACCTTCAACAGGTGAATCAAATGCCGCACTTGGAATTTCCTTACATTTTCAATTTTCTGGATAATCGCAGACAGAAGACAGCGCTATCGTGCAAGGCAGGAAGAAAAAGAATCCTTCTTTCGAAAGCCCAATGCAATAAAACTAACAGCCTTTGGGGGGGATTACTGGCCCTCTGCCAGACCACCGTTTCAATTATATGGGGACTTTAACACAAATTAATATTTGACTGGCAGAGTTTATTATCCCATGTTCTGTAATGCAGATTGAGAATAACACAGAAGACTCCATCAAAAGCAGCTATGAAGAATCACATGGGCCATTAAGCAGCATGAAAAGCCCAGTGATTTAGATCTGTGTGACATTTAGGCAACTGTGACTCACGGAATCCACACAAGCTCGCTGTAATATAAAGGTTATATTGCTTGTGGCTGGATTTcaacgtgggggggggggggtgtatctTAATGACATCCACGTCACACTCATCCTCCCAATGCCAGGCTGTTAGTCTGGCTTCGATCCTTTAGTGCAGCTTCAGCATCTGTTTGGCTTTGATTTGTCCCTTTCTGTTTGGCTCAAACCGCACCCTGCCCGTTCCCGTGATCCATCCACCATTGCCCATCCACCGTGGCTTTGCTCACTGACAGGCGTTTCTCCTCCCCTTATGTCGCAAGCCAAAATATTCACATTGTCATGGAACATATGCCAGGGATAGAGGCCATGGCTTTATCTATATCCCTCATTTTCATTACGAAATCATCAGCTTGGCACTTTACAGCCCATATAAAAATGTAGGAATACCAGAGCACTGagcataatcaataaaatgacATAGAATCACTTTATGGCATGTTATGTCTGTTAACATCACTGTATCATACCATTAGAGCAAGTAAATTACGGATCCGCAAATACGCTACAGAAGCTGACACTTTCATACAGAGAATTAAGGAGaaatacactgcccggccaaaaaaaaagtcgccatttgaatttttcgttggactgcctttagctttgattatggcgcacatttgtcatggcattgtttccactgGCTTATGCAACaactcaccctttattttcatccagatttgcattcaaattgacaagtgagttgaaccactccataaagcctccttcagcgcatcccaaagacctttaatgaggttaaggtcacaactgtgtggtgaccaagtcatgcgtgaaaacGATTCCTCATGCTTTCTGGACCACTAtttgacaattcgaacccaatgaatcttggcgttcttgtcctggaatatgcccacgccagcagggaagaaaaaaaatccactgatgatggatggaggtgtaacctggccattcagtagattcaggtactcagctgactttactttattgctgcataacgttgctgacctgtaataatgatccagtcagtggctcttaagtatttgctgatctaaattcaaatggcgactttttttttggccaggcagtgtatataATGTTTGACTCCAGCTCCCCTTCTCCCCCATGACAGGGTAATGGATAAGCGGTTAGAGAttggatggataaatggatgggtAATAACTTTAAACTGTTATATTTTAGCACaccaaattaaatatatatatatatatataaaccaaaATGTCTATTCCATTCATTCAAAACCAAACATCTATTGAACCTAATATTATAACTCAatctttaaaatataaaacaggaAGATAAACTAATATTAGAATTCCCTGACTAGAGTCCATTTTCCATTCCTCTGTGGGCAACGAACAAATTTGGGCAGAGAAACCAGACAGTATCAAACAATGTCAGAATAAGTGTGTGTGATATTTCTTTGTCAGGCTCACCTGATAGAGCTGATGATGGGAAACACACTGTTACCAGCTCCACACCCAATCTGAAAAAGATAATACTGTCACAAGTTACCAAACATGGCAAAAACAATATTCTCATATACACATGCACGCAAAGTTACGTCTTTGTTATATCTGCAATATCACCTTTGGAAAGTTCATCATTGACAAATTACAGCATTATGTCTGTAACCTGTTTCTACTAAAATCCTTTATTGAATAACTTGATCACAATTGTATTGATATCAATACAGTAATAGGTACTGGGAAGTGGAGTGGAGACCCTCATGCAGTGTTGTAATGTTGGGATAAAAATCACAATACTTTTTATTCAAATAACTCCTGTTGCCCACACCAATAGAAGTCATACCCAGATCGAAAAATATTTCATTCTCTGTACCTCGAAGATCCTGAAAGATGCCTGCTTCCCAGGGAAATCAGCAGTCTCCCCATCACCCCCCGAGCCCTGCTGAAGGGTGGGTGCCCCATTCCGCTGCCCCTCCCCCGGTTCAGGAACCAAAATACAGCCCGGTGTCTCTGTGGTAAGCAACTCTGGGAATTCATGGAACAGCCAGCTGCGGTCCTTGAAGAATTTGTTCTGGTGCATCTCATAAAACCCATCCCAGTATTTACTGGCATCTATGTCAAACTTAGCTGAGGGCAAAAAAGAGTGATGTCAGTGTATTTAATTATGTAAAGTTTAGTGacacattttaaaccatttttttggttcttgcttaaaaaaaaacctggttgataaatgtaattaattattcACAATAATCTCATGCTTAAGATCATCTTACCCTGCTCCGCAACTGgaattttttctctggaatttTCTGTTACTTTTTGCCTTGCAAATTCTTTCTCTTGCTCTGACCACTGAACATGGTCCCTAAAAACACAAACCCCCACACTTTAAGCTATAATTAAGTCCTCAGTACAGCTTTATTATGTCTTcaattattatttcattatattctTTAATAATTATGCCTGTAGCTGTATACAGCTAGACATGTTGCCCCATAACTAATCTGCTTGCATAAAATGATGAAAACGAAGGCTGCTTTTTAATAATTCTTGTGGTAAGTAAATTCAGGATGGCCCACATGTGCCAGATAAGGCAAGCATACCACATGTTGTGCCGGAATATATGCTCCGGATTGGTAAGTATCCTCGCACCCAGTGGAGCTGATGGCCGGCCTTCACTCTTTGCTCGTTTGCAGCTGAACCATCCTGCAACCTCG
This window of the Paramormyrops kingsleyae isolate MSU_618 chromosome 1, PKINGS_0.4, whole genome shotgun sequence genome carries:
- the mettl8 gene encoding tRNA N(3)-methylcytidine methyltransferase METTL8, mitochondrial → MRALWRFPLAPAIEVAGWFSCKRAKSEGRPSAPLGARILTNPEHIFRHNMWDHVQWSEQEKEFARQKVTENSREKIPVAEQAKFDIDASKYWDGFYEMHQNKFFKDRSWLFHEFPELLTTETPGCILVPEPGEGQRNGAPTLQQGSGGDGETADFPGKQASFRIFEIGCGAGNSVFPIISSIRGTGSFLYCCDFSPRAVRLVKDHPGYDGSVCHAFVHDIRQGGAVLPFPPRSLDVVLLVFMLSSVHPARVQDVVSRLAHFLKPGGVLLFRDYGRYDLSQLRFKKGRCLSENFYTRGDGTCVYFFTKDEIHELFKSAGLEEIQNLEDRRLQVNRGKKVVMRRVWMQGKFRKPCPSP